A single window of Salvia splendens isolate huo1 chromosome 6, SspV2, whole genome shotgun sequence DNA harbors:
- the LOC121806860 gene encoding uridine kinase-like protein 5, which produces MMKSGFAKVLKNMGDNRSTRRSSSESGREPDQSPLKVPFIIGVAGGTASGKTTVCDMIIAHLRDQRVVLVNQDAFYRSLNNEQLKKVGEYNFDHPDAFDTEVLLSCMEKLKRGSVATIPNYDFKTHKSVEPGRQVNPADVIILEGILVLHDSRVRDLMNMKIFVDTDSDVRLGRRLRRDTVERGRNVENVLDQYAKFVKPSFDEFILPSMKYADVIIPRGADNEVAIDLIVQHIRTKLGQHDLCKFYSNVFVIYSTFQIRGMHTLVRDAKTTKHDFVFYADRLIRLVVEHGLGHLPFNEKQITTPTGSVYTGVVFCERLCGVSIIRSGESMENALRACCKGIKIGKILIHRDSNAGTQELIYEKLPKDISTRHVLLLDPVLASGNSAVKAVSVLVGKGVPESNIIFLNLIASPEGIHAMCKKYPKVKIVTSEIDRGLNKEMSVIPGMGEFGDRYFGTATKRPPPT; this is translated from the exons ATGATGAAATCCGGATTCGCTAAAGTGCTGAAAAATATGGGCGACAATCGATCCACTCGTCGATCGAGCAGCGAGTCGGGTCGCGAGCCGGATCAGAGTCCGCTCAAAGTTCCGTTCATAATCG GCGTCGCCGGTGGAACTGCGTCGGGCAAAACGACTGTGTGCGATATGATCATCGCGCATCTCCGTGATCAGCGCGTCGTTCTCGTCAATCAA GATGCGTTTTATCGATCCTTGAATAATGAGCAGTTGAAGAAAGTGGGTGAGTATAACTTCGATCATCCAG ATGCGTTTGATACAGAGGTTCTGCTTTCGTGTATGGAAAAGTTGAAGCGTGGAAGTGTAGCAACCATTCCAAATTATGATTTCAAAACTCACAAAAGCGTTGAACCAGGGCGCCAG GTGAACCCTGCGGATGTCATTATCTTGGAAGGGATTCTTGTTCTTCATGATTCTCGTGTACGTGATCTTATGAACATGAAGATCTTTGTTGATACAG ATTCCGATGTTCGTCTGGGAAGGAGGCTACGTCGCGACACTGTCGAGAGGGGCAGAAACGTGGAGAACGTCCTCGACCAA TATGCTAAGTTTGTAAAGCCAAGCTTTGATGAGTTCATTCTCCCATCGATGAAATACGCGGACGTTATAATTCCTCGAGGGGCGGATAACGAAGTTGCAATTGACTTGATAGTGCAACACATTCGTACAAAGCTAGGCCAGCATGACCTCTGCAAATTCTATTCCAATGTTTTTGTTATTTACTCGACTTTCCAG ATACGAGGGATGCACACGCTCGTCAGGGATGCGAAAACTACCAAGCATGACTTCGTCTTCTACGCAGATCGCCTCATTCGTTTG GTTGTGGAGCATGGGCTCGGGCACCTTCCATTCAATGAAAAACAGATCACTACTCCTACAGGATCAGTGTACACCGGGGTCGTCTTCTGCGAAAGATTGTGCGGCGTCTCGATTATCAGAAG CGGGGAGAGCATGGAGAACGCGTTGCGGGCGTGTTGCAAAGGCATCAAAATCGGCAAAATCCTAATCCATAGAGATAGCAACGCCGGTACACAG gAATTGATATATGAAAAGCTACCAAAAGACATCTCGACTCGGCATGTCCTATTGCTGGATCCCGTTCTGGCCTCAG GGAATTCAGCAGTGAAAGCAGTATCTGTGTTGGTGGGCAAGGGTGTTCCAGAGTCCAACATAATATTCCTAAATTTAATTGCA TCTCCAGAGGGAATACATGCAATGTGCAAGAAATATCCAAAGGTGAAGATAGTGACGTCAGAGATAGATAGAGGGCTGAATAAAGAGATGAGTGTGATACCAGGCATGGGAGAGTTCGGTGATCGTTATTTTGGAACCGCCACTAAACGCCCTCCTCCTACatga
- the LOC121809495 gene encoding probable methyltransferase PMT9 gives MKPKGEAIRSGKLLKYAFMGLLVFLGLICLLYGSRFSGGLPRGDDSFDDFGVDPVTGRFVKKDFDELFDDEERNPEVPKSIPVCDLRYSELIPCLDRNVIYQMRLKVNLSLMEHYERHCPPPERRFNCRIPPPADYKIPIRWPMSRDHVWKANIPHTHLAKEKSDQNWMVVEGEKIKFPGGGTHFHYGADKYIAAIAGMLKFPGERLDNGGHIRNVLDVGCGVASFGAYLLPLNIIAMSLAPNDVHENQIQFALERGIPATLGVLGTKRLPYPSRSFELAHCSRCRIDWLQRNGLLLLELDRLLRPGGYFVYSSPEAYAHDVENRRIWNSMHDLLGRMCWRVVVRKDQTVIWAKPPSNNCYTRRGHGTLPQLCSSDDDPDAAWNVPMKACITPYSAKMHQTKGTFLEPWPRRLTSASPRLEEIGISADAFRKDTDVWHSRVTEYWKQMKSVMQRNSIRNVMDMNSNLGGFAAALKDKDVWVMNVAPVNASVKLKIVYDRGLIGSVHDWCESFSTYPRTYDLLHAWSVFSEIQERGCSFEDLLIEMDRILRPDGFIIIRDKPSVINYVHKFLASLKWDKWSSEVEPSSDALSRGEERVLIARK, from the exons ATGAAGCCAAAGGGGGAGGCTATTCGCTCGGGTAAGCTGCTGAAGTATGCATTCATGGGGCTTTTAGTGTTTCTAGGGCTAATTTGCCTGCTGTACGGCTCACGGTTCTCCGGTGGGTTGCCACGCGGCGACGACTCATTCGACGACTTCGGTGTTGACCCCGTCACGGGGAGATTTGTGAAGAAGGATTTCGATGAATTGTTTGACGACGAGGAGCGGAATCCTGAGGTTCCGAAGAGCATTCCG GTTTGTGATTTGAGATACTCGGAGCTGATTCCGTGTTTAGATAGGAATGTGATCTACCAGATGAGGCTGAAGGTTAATTTGAGCTTGATGGAGCACTACGAGAGGCATTGTCCGCCTCCGGAGCGCCGTTTCAATTGCCGGATTCCTCCGCCAGCTGACTACAAG ATCCCAATTAGATGGCCCATGAGTAGGGATCATGTTTGGAAGGCCAACATACCCCACACACATCTAGCAAAGGAAAAATCGGATcagaattggatggttgtggaAGGGGAGAAGATCAAGTTCCCTGGTGGAGGAACTCATTTTCATTACGGAGCAGACAAATACATTGCGGCTATTGCAGGG ATGCTAAAGTTTCCCGGTGAAAGGCTCGATAATGGTGGCCATATCCGGAATGTTCTTGATGTGGGATGTGGGGTTGCAAGTTTTGGCGCGTATCTCCTCCCACTGAATATCATAGCCATGTCGCTAGCCCCTAATGATGTTCACGAGAATCAAATACAGTTTGCGTTGGAGAGGGGAATTCCTGCAACTTTAGGTGTTTTGGGCACAAAAAGACTACCATACCCTAGTAGGTCCTTTGAGCTGGCTCATTGCTCCCGTTGCCGGATAGATTGGCTCCAGAGGAATGGTCTGCTTTTGTTGGAACTAGACAGATTGCTGAGGCCGGGAGGTTATTTTGTCTACTCGTCACCTGAAGCTTATGCGCATGATGTGGAGAATCGAAGAATTTGGAATTCTATGCACGACCTTCTGGGAAGAATGTGCTGGAGAGTCGTTGTGAGGAAAGATCAGACGGTGATATGGGCTAAGCCGCCTAGTAATAATTGCTACACGAGAAGAGGTCATGGAACTCTCCCACAACTGTGCAGTTCGGATGACGATCCAGATGCAGCATGGAATGTGCCTATGAAGGCATGCATCACTCCCTATTCAGCAA AAATGCATCAGACAAAGGGAACTTTTCTAGAACCATGGCCTCGGAGGCTTACATCTGCATCTCCTCGATTGGAAGAAATCGGTATAAGTGCTGATGCATTCCGGAAAGATACA GATGTGTGGCATAGCAGAGTGACTGAGTATTGGAAACAGATGAAATCTGTTATGCAGCGGAACTCAATAAGAAATGTCATGGACATGAACTCGAATCTTGGGGGCTTTGCTGCAGCTCTTAAAGACAAGGATGTTTGGGTCATGAACGTTGCTCCAGTAAATGCGTCAGTCAAGTTGAAGATAGTCTATGATCGAGGCTTGATTGGCTCGGTGCATGACTG GTGTGAGTCATTCTCAACTTATCCTCGCACCTACGACTTGCTTCACGCCTGGTCCGTCTTCTCAGAGATCCAGGAGAGAGGCTGCAGCTTCGAGGATTTGCTGATCGAGATGGACCGGATACTAAGGCCTGACGGCTTCATTATCATCAGGGACAAACCTTCCGTGATCAATTATGTACATAAATTCCTGGCTTCTCTGAAGTGGGACAAATGGTCCTCGGAGGTTGAGCCCAGCAGCGATGCTCTCTCCAGAGGTGAGGAACGCGTTCTTATCGCAAGAAAATGA